In Candidatus Poribacteria bacterium, the genomic window GAGCGCTGCGAGTGTTTGGATTGGACACGCTCGGCGACTGGGAATCGCGCACGGCGTTCTGGGTCAACCTGCACAACTGCCTGGCAATCCACAGCATCATCGAGCGACAGATTGTTAGATCGGTGCGCGAGGTCCGCGGGTTCTTCCGCTCCGCCTACGACATCGGTGGCCTGCTCTTCTCGATGGATCAGATCCAGCATGGGGTTCTTCGAGCGAACCGCTGGAAACACCCGCTGCTGCCGCGCCCCTTCTCGGTCCGAGATCCGCGTCGCGCGTTCGCCATGGGCGAGTGTGATCCGCGCATCCACTTCGCTCTCGTCTTCGGCGCCAGATCGTGTCCCTCGCTGGCGATGTACGAGCCGGAACGGATCGAGGAGCAGCTCGAAGACGCAGCGCGCGCATTCGTGAGATCGCGCGTCGTGATCGACCACGACCGGGCGGAAGTCACGCTGCCAGCGGTCTTTCGTTGGTTCCACCGCGACTTCGGCGAATCCGAGGCGGACGTTCTGCGCTTCGTGTTGCTCTGCCTGGCTCCCGATGAGGGGCAGGGATACCTGCGTCAGAACCTTCTCGAGGTTCGGGTCATCTACGCGCCGTTCGACTGGTCCCTGAACCACGCCTGATCGGGAGCACGACATGCCAGCGAACCAGCAACCCGCCGTCGTGTGCCACGGGCCCTTCGACTACCGATGGGAGGACGTTTCGGTTCCTGCTGCCGGACCGGGTGAGGTGGTGATCGATGTGTCGGCGTGCGGCATCTGCGCGAGCGACGTCAAGTGCTTCACCGGAGCTCCCCTGTTCTGGGGAGATGAGGACCGTGCCGGATACGTCCAGGGACCCGTCGTGCCGGGGCACGAGTTCATTGGAACCGTCGTCGAGCTCGGAGACGGCGCTGCGAGCCGCCACGGGCTGGCTGTCGGTGACACCGCCATCGCGGAGCAGATCGTGCCCTGCGGCGCGTGTCGGTACTGCCAACGCGGGCAGTATTGGATGTGCCAGGTGCACGACATCTTCGGCTTCCGAAAGTCGGTGCACGGCGGATGGACGAGGCGGATGGCGTTCCCGGAGAACGCTCGCGTGTACCGCGTTCCCGATTCGATCCCGTCGTGGCAGGCGGCGCTGATCGAGCCCCTGGCGTGTTCGATCCACGCCGTCGAGCGCGGGGAGATCGCATTGGGCGATACCGTCGTGATCGCCGGTATGGGTCCGCTGGGTCTCGGTATGGTCGCTGCGGCGCGTCTGAAGAGCCCGGCGCGTCTGGTCGCCGTCGACCTGAGCGACCGTCGGCTCGAAGTCGCGCAGGCTCTCGGAGCGGACGAGACGGTGAATCCGTCCACCGACGGCGCCGTCCAGCGGGTGCTCGACATGACCGAGGGATACGGGTGCGACGTGTATATCGAGGCGACCGGGCACCCGGCGGCGGTTCGTCAGGGACTTCTCATGCTGCGCAAGCTGGGGACGTTCGTCGAGTTCAGTGTGATGCGCGAGCCCGTCACGGTCGACTGGACGATCATCGGCGACACGAAAGAGCTCAACATCCACGGGTCGCACTTGGGGCCCTACTGTTATCCCATTGCCATCGACATGCTCGCGCGCGGCAGGATCGACGCCTCGAAGATCGTGACGCACCGGCTCCCGCTCGGTTCGTACGTGGAAGGTATCGAGCTGGTACGCTCGGGTGCCGACTCGATCAAGGTTCTGCTTGAACCGGACAGGTAGAATCTCGAGGCGGAAGCGCACGGCGTCGAACGCCGACGCAGGTCCCTCGGCTCGTGCTGATGAGGTTCATGAATTGACCTGCTCCGCTAAGTTGGGACAGTAGGCGCGACGAGGAGTATCCACCGTTGATAGGCGTCGCGACGGATGTTCTGCGTCCGTTTGTGCGCGCGAGGGATCCGATGACGGCTAATCTCGATCCGACGGCGAGCGTGAATCCGTTGGCGCGCGAGGGATCCGATGTTTCAGGAGGACGAAGAGCGGGGAGTAGGACTCCTGTGTTTTTCGCGTAGAGAGCATCCCGCGCCGCTTCGCCCACCAAGTAGCCCAACGCGTACAAGTAGCCCAACGCGTAGGCGATGAGCGTCAAGGCGATCGTCTTCTCCATCCGCTCCCGGCTCTTGTTCATCAGTCTGTCCAGGTGCAGAAGCGACTTCAGGTCTTTGAAACTCTCCTCGATCTTCATGCGCTTCTCTTCCTGCGCTTCTCGTAGAGTTCGAGACCCTTCTCCGGCTCCAACGACGTGATAACCCAAGAGGTTCCTTGTATCCCTGCTTCCAGCGTCCCGCCAGATGCACGCGC contains:
- a CDS encoding transposase produces the protein TSAMRWKEPVLAPTPKRSTVSWTRWNLGCLCFASLPRTSPTREPRACIWRDAGSRDTRNLLGYHVVGAGEGSRTLREAQEEKRMKIEESFKDLKSLLHLDRLMNKSRERMEKTIALTLIAYALGYLYALGYLVGEAARDALYAKNTGVLLPALRPPETSDPSRANGFTLAVGSRLAVIGSLARTNGRRTSVATPINGGYSSSRLLSQLSGAGQFMNLISTSRGTCVGVRRRALPPRDSTCPVQAEP
- a CDS encoding DUF547 domain-containing protein, encoding MASDVLNAGPLGDVPEDIVGGLHAAAQRIVSDVVDESGSIDYGRLPDSDELRQLERAVRALRVFGLDTLGDWESRTAFWVNLHNCLAIHSIIERQIVRSVREVRGFFRSAYDIGGLLFSMDQIQHGVLRANRWKHPLLPRPFSVRDPRRAFAMGECDPRIHFALVFGARSCPSLAMYEPERIEEQLEDAARAFVRSRVVIDHDRAEVTLPAVFRWFHRDFGESEADVLRFVLLCLAPDEGQGYLRQNLLEVRVIYAPFDWSLNHA
- a CDS encoding zinc-binding dehydrogenase codes for the protein MPANQQPAVVCHGPFDYRWEDVSVPAAGPGEVVIDVSACGICASDVKCFTGAPLFWGDEDRAGYVQGPVVPGHEFIGTVVELGDGAASRHGLAVGDTAIAEQIVPCGACRYCQRGQYWMCQVHDIFGFRKSVHGGWTRRMAFPENARVYRVPDSIPSWQAALIEPLACSIHAVERGEIALGDTVVIAGMGPLGLGMVAAARLKSPARLVAVDLSDRRLEVAQALGADETVNPSTDGAVQRVLDMTEGYGCDVYIEATGHPAAVRQGLLMLRKLGTFVEFSVMREPVTVDWTIIGDTKELNIHGSHLGPYCYPIAIDMLARGRIDASKIVTHRLPLGSYVEGIELVRSGADSIKVLLEPDR